The genomic DNA gggagagaggagggataaattaggagtttgggattagcagatataaactactatatacaaaacaaacagcaaggtcctactgtagtgcatagggaactatattcaatagcttgtaataatctataatgaaaaagaatgtgtgtgtgtgtgtgtataaatgaatcactatgctgttacactagaaaataacaaaacattgtaaatcaactatacttaaataaaaaaaaaagaaggtgaagttttctaaagtaacGTAGTGGAGGTGTGATCAAATAGTTgaaactggatttaaaaaaaaaaaaaggaaaggaaatgatatGGGGATGGGTGGCATGGGTAGCAATATGACATTAAATAAGAGGCCTCCTTAGGAGTCACAGAAGGCTTAGGTAAGTAGTAGTGATAGCAGGATTATAGAGTCCACTGAAGGAATTTGTTCTAGCCTAGCTCCACAACCAAGGTCTAGAGCAGGAAAACAGGATGTTGGATTTATCCCAGGTtggaagaaagagggaagaataGAGAACAGGATGTCAAGAGAATATGGTCATGCCAAGGTGCTAAAAATAAATGCCAGTCTATGGGACTCAGGCTGGGAAGAGAAGACAAGCAGCAAAAGGAGTACTAACGACTCTAGAGAGTTTAAAGTGTGTGAGAGAAATTTTCCAGACAGTGGCAGATTTTCAGGCTTGCCTATATTAAGGTGGATGGaaggaaacaaatgaagaaattggaAACCTAGGCACTGCAAAGATTATTGCTTGTGGTGCCGGAATGTCCCTGTCTGATGTCAGAAATCaagccagaaaaataaagcagataaacCTTTTGAGAAGTGAGATGGACTAACTGACTTCTGGAGGCAGAGCAGACCAGGAAAATGAGTCAGCCTTTCCTTGGTGAAATGTTCACCAGATCCTCTGGAATGAGGTAGGTAATTAATGTGCTTTGCAAATGTCATTTGATATTTAGGATGCTTGTCCTTCTTGTTCTCATAATCCACAATCAAAAACCACAAGAACAGAACCTCCAGGTCTGTCCCTGCCTCCTGGAGCATGAAACATCAGAGGAGGTGGTTCAAGAGAGAGGTCAAAAGAGGAAACAGCCCTGAGAGCAATTTCTTGCCTATCTAGTGGTCATGCAACTAAGCAAGAAGCCTGCCTCCTCTGCTCAACATGCCCCTGGCCAGACTCTCGTGGAACAACAACTTTGCTCAAGGCTAGCTGTGACCTCAGGATGACTACAGAGAGGCTCACATTTTGCAGGGAGCTCATTCAGGTAAACATCTTGTCACCTCCTTAGTCTAAGTCAGTGATAGGATCTCTTTGGCTTGCTTCTCTGTCACTAGATTTCCTTTAAGTCTGTTTTCCTCCAACACCATCCTTTTGTTTCCTCTGCACGTGAACATGGGGAAAATTTCACTGCTAATGTAGTTCTCCCTCATTTCTCTACACGCCCACAAGCTGCAATTTGGAGAAGAGACAGAATGAATAGCATATGGCACGAGGAAGCTGGGTAAATGACTTGGAATGTATCTTCCCTCTGGCCCTAAATATTTCCATCCTTAGAAAAGAAAAGTTTGGCTAAACAAATTGGCAATTTAATATGGTTAAACTCTACTTATATTCTTATCAGCTAATCCTCTCAATATCCTACGATGTTCATACTTTTATTGAGGTTCACACTTCTAAAAGATGTTGAAGCTAGAATTTGAACTTAGATTTCACTAATAGTTAACAGAGGTCATGAAAATCTTATGTACCTACATATGagtcataaaaattataaaaatcaattaGCCTGATTCGTGCATCAGGAAAGATGTACATAATTTTTAAGACCTCAGACTAACAATTCCATTTTCAATCCATTCTTTGTATTGGAGTGTATGTAACTGGCTTGGAAGAATAACTTAGGAAATGGAGGACTTCAATGTGGGAGAAACTGGTCCATCCCATGGAATCAAACAACTTGCATTATAAAGTGACAAATTCCTGACAGTGCAGAACAGTCTTTAGTGCATACCTATTTTCCCAGAATTCCtataaattcttaaaatgtccatattcACTAACATGAATGTCTCAGTTTAGATTATATATTGTAGGAGGAACCTATTTATTCATAAATTACATGCATAGGGCCCTGATGAGAGCCCTAATGCTAATTCTTCTTCAAAGCCAAAATTGTGATTGTACAATGgcttctggaaagaaaaaaacaaaaacaaaaatgttattttaatcccccccccccctttagaGCAGAAGGGCCCTCTCAGGTCTGAATCCCTGGAGACCAGGCCACTGTGGGACCACCGTGGCCAAATTCATGGGAACGGCACCACCTCAGAGTAGTGGGTCTCTTACTTTTGGAAAGCCAGTTGTGCAAGAGATTAGGAATAAACTATTCTGAGCATTTTCACAGGCCTCACCAAAGCAGTACATTAGAGGAGGTCAAATGGCTGCCTTTCCCTGCATGACCACGTTTTTCCTGGTATCCTCCACTTTGGCACATATTGCTTTTGCAGGTAAGGAAACACAGGTCTTGGGAGAGAAACATctggttttcttttactttgtagGAAAGAACGAATCAATTTTCACTGGATCGAAAAAGTTTTGTTGAAACATAGGCCTTTGGGCTTGATAAAACAAGCTGGATGTCAACTGGCTATCGCTGTTAGAAAGGGAATTATTGTGGAAAATCCCTCACTATGTCAAAAGTTAATAACATACTACTACATAACCCATGGGTCAAGAGAAATCAAAAGgccaatttaaaattattttgaatatgacgaaaatgaaacaaaatgaacagaAGTTTAGATTCAAAGACATGTCACTGCCTCCATACCAGTTTCCTTCCCCTGCAGGCCCACCATCACCCTGTATGTAACCCACCTTACTGGTCTCTGATgtatcttttctgttcttttgttcAAATAAACATGCATATGAACATTTTGTTATGTTACTCTTCCTACTCTCTTACATAAAAGATAACATACTACAGGCACCTGTTTGCATCTTGCTTTTCCGAATTTACAGATGTCCTGAAAATCATTATGTTATCAGCTCACAGGGATTTCCTCATTCTTTTACACAATTGCACAAAACCTCATCAGACAGATGTACCTAAGTCTATTCAACCAGtcttaagtaagccagaaggagaaaaataccatatgatatcactcatacgtggaatctaaaaaagaagacactaattcatctacaaaatagaaaacagacctgcagacatagtaaacacccttatggttaccggggaaagggggtgggaagggataaatttgggagtttgagatttgcagatattggccactatatataaaaacatttaaaaaaaaatatttcttttgtatAATGCAGGGAACTgagttcagtatcttgtaataacctttagtgaaaaaaaatatgaaaacgaatatgtgtatgtgtgactgggacattatgctgtagaccagaaattgacactctgtaattgactgtacttcaataaaaaaaaatttaaaaaaacaaacactgctGCAATAAATAATCTTATGCATACTGTACTGTTGGAGGTTTATCTTCAGAGTAAATTCCTTGAATTGCTATTCAATGTGAATGGAAAGTAGTTTTGTTCAGCACTGCCAAGTTTCACTCCATAAAGGTTGtgccaatttgcattcccaccaattgTAGACTAAAGGGTCTCTTTCTCAGTAATTAACCTGACAGGTGAGAAATGGTATTTCAGTATAGTTTTAGTTAGCATTTTTCTTACCATAGTGAATTTGAGTATCTTTCACAGATTTGAGGGTCACTGACATATCGTtggggtctgtgtgtgtatatgtgtgtgtatatgaattgTATCTGCATCCCATTTAGCAACTGGGGTTTCTTCCTTCTTAaagtattctttatatattaggTATATTAGCCTTTTACCTGTGATATGtgttgcaaatttttttccagtttgtcagatacatttttagttttttatgtttatattttgtcacgaaaaaattatttttatttgggtgTAATAAAAGGTATCAGTCCTTTCTGTTATCGCATGGAGATTAATGAGTCATTATCAGAAAGTCTTTCTTACATTAAGATTAAAGAGCAATTCAATTGTGTTATATTTTGATCCTtgtatggttttgtttttttatgttcaGATCCTGATCCATCCTAAGTTTGTTCCTATGTATGGTATGcagtatttatatacatacatatgttactttattttacttttattagatgaaggcttttatttttcttttctcgtAACTATGTCCAGCtgcttttgtctttaaaatattctggCTTTTTAGAATCAGAGAGGAGCATCCCACCTTTTTTAGTCTCTGAAAGAGTATGTAGATAATCAGCATACTCTACTCCTGGAGAGATTGGGAGGCTCGTTGTTTCCTTTGtgagaagattttaaaatattcaagtttTCTCTTCTAACTTTGTAAATTCTAACTTTTGGAAAGCTAGACTTTCCTAGGACATTTTAAATATCTGACAGTGAGAGATAGGGAAGAGCAGAACTTTGATAGGTCTTTTCTCACTTTATTCTCCCACAGCCAGTTGGTCATCCTCTATCCCAAGGCAACACCAGCACCCCTCGCAGGAACTAGCTCACCATATCCCTCGGGCTCCCTGGAGTCAAGAACTCCTAAGTTTTCACATCATCACTCTTAGTATCCCCTTTAGTTCAGCATCCTGGTAGGAACTGgcctaatattttatttactatatcacatttaatttttacaacaatctttgaaatgcatatatttattcCAACTGTagtgaagagaaaatggtagCCAACAAAAGTAACTGAATGAAAATCACATGATTTGCAAATTATGCATACAACCCCAAATACTACCTACAAATTTTGCTGCCATAAATTATTTTGTATACTTTGTGCAAATGAATATTCAGTGGGTGAAATCATATCCTATGGAAAACTATTTCTTTTAACCTATTATGTCTGTACTTTATTTGCAGGTATAGTCAAACCGCGTGACCGCTCTAGATGGCCTAaggtaaatttaaatttctcagttctgaattCTGATTCTAATCTGAGCACTCTCTTGACATGAGAGACCTAAAACTTCATTGTGGTAAAGTAGAATGGAAGTTTTCTATGGAACTTTGGGCAGGCATCTTAACTTCTCCAGGCTTAGATTTACCCCCATGTAGCACAAGCAATGTAATAGTAAAATACATCTCtgaacattaaaagaaataatacctACCACTAGTCCAAGACCACGAAGTGTAACAGTGGTATACACAGAATTTGATCTCAGTCTCAAAACAGAACCTTCACTTTAACAACTACATTTGAGCCCCTGTCTCCTGGGAATTCACGAACACATAACTATCTCTACTTACACACTTTTTATAATGAGTTACTAGCACTGGGACATTGGGACTCCAGGTTTAAATGAAAACTTTGCATTTGGAGTTTAAACTGAGTTACTATAATGCTTATGACTTTAAGAGATGATAGATGGGCGAGGACATTATAGTCAGAAAAAAACTTGCCTGaccaaagcacagagaggaaaTCCCTGAGAAAGATCAACTGATTAGTAATATCTGATATTATTTCTGTGTGGGGCAGAAGTGACAGGCCAGGAATAGATGAAGGAAAATCTATCAACTGTTATTCATATGATATTTTATGACATCTGCAGCCCAATTGTAAAATGTACTACCCAGTGGATCCTTCTTATGACTCAACCTGTCCTGATGTAACAGCATATGTTTGTGCTACAAATGGCCAGACTTACCAGAATGAGTGTTTTCTTTGTCTTGCTCAGTGGTAAGttcaaaaaaaaagtaccattattttttctctttagttctTCACAGAGATTTCAAAGTAAGTTTTGAAATGGTTGATAGTATTTCCAAAAAATCAGATTTTCACTAAAAATATAGATTTccagcatcttttaaaaaatcaaacattatACTATTAGTAAGCTggatttcacagacaagaaataaAGCCACAGCTGTCTAGTAACGCTACCCAACTAAATGGGGTTCGGGTGTTCCGGAAACCTGCAGTCCCGCCTCTTTCTGTTGCGGGAGGGTGGCTCGCTTCACTTACTTATAATGCCAGTTCGACTCCTACAAGGAGTTATGTTTACAGCCCCTGAACCATGTGAGAAAACTAGATATGTATCAAATATGAACCTGATATGGGGGTCAGTGTGGGAAGTCTCTGGAAGGAAGAGGCAGTTAAAGTATTcctaaagaaaaattcaaaagaaaatagaatgggCGATTTACACAGGGCTCACTGCTTGGGAAAACATGTGGAACTGCAGAAATGCACAATGTCTTTAGGGAAATAGTGAAGATAAAAATTGTGTTGAAAAGAATGTTATGTATTTAAAGAATAGTAATATGTAAGGGTGGAAAGTTAGGCAGAGGTCAGTCTTCTGGGAAATGTAAACACCACAGTAAGGAAAATAGACTCGTCTATGGGCAGTGTAAACCTAGTGAAGATTTGAGCAGAGAATGTGAATTATGCATAACATTATTACTGTGGTTATCTTTTACTGCTTGGTAGAAAATCTGGCATTGCTACATTGACTGGAAAGGTATTAAAATGGGAATGGGTTAGGGACTGAAAGACTTTCTTTTGGAAACCTTCACAGAGCACTTGCTGAATAATCAAGACGTAGAGGAGGAATGTGCCATCTGTGGTGGTGATGGACAGGccgggaaggggtggggggaagggaacTGGAGAAACAGCTCCATTTCTCAGGACTTCAtttggaagagaagggaaggtgaAGTAAGACCCATTTTCCTTTATGATACTAatctcttgttttctcttttctttaggGAATTGGGTCATCGTATTAAATTTGATAAACATGGAAAGTGTTACTAATGGGTAACAGAGTACTAtacttttttattctctttactaattctgaaaattatttcttttggaATCTGAGGGTGTAATAAATAACATACCTCTAAGCTGTACCCAAATCTGGAACAaatgataaacaaacaaaagaaaacgaATGGACAGCTGAATGTTACATTTATCACAAACACAATAATAAAAGAGGTGGTAAATATTCATCTCTGGGCACTGATTGAAGTCAGCTTTTGTTTTGCTTAGGTCTGAGGTTATGTTACCCAGTGGTCTCACAAACACTTCCCTGAATTCAGTTTACCCTAGAGCACAGGGTTATCTGCAGGGTCATCTGCAGGGTCAGACCCTGCCCCGCTAATCTCACTTAAAGACACGAGCCAAAGAGAAACTATCCCCCTCACATGTGCACACAGTTGTTTCAGGCTTTCTGCCTCATATTCATGGATGAAGCCCACCTTCATTAGGAGAGGAAAAGGTCCACATGCTAAtagaaggaggcagaaggagagcTAAGAGTtttggagagaaagggagagagtggaTATCATCTCATCCCCTAGTTCCAGCATACCTAATTCTCACTCCATCCCACCGTTCCCATTACATCAGTCAATaaattcccttttattttctttgcttaatATGCTCTATAATCTGTCACTTATAGCTGAAAGATCTTGACTAATATAGGGAAGTGAAGTCACTATTATACTTGAGGCCGGGGAAATGAAGTGAAAAGCTCTGTGTTTTTACCTGGTGTGGCCACTAGATGTCAGCGTCACTCATCTAACTTAATCGTTTGACCAGAAGGGTCCAGAAAGCACACAATTCTACTTTCTCCATCACCTATCCAGTTAATACACAGTCCACCTGTGCCAGCATGGAGACCCTTGTCGTCTTATGTCTTCCTTACCCCTGTCCCTAGTGCCCTTGGTCAGTAGGGTCCATCTGAGTGGCTCTCTTTGGAGCTGATGCAATGAAGTTTCAGGTATTTCAAGTCCCTCAAACTAAAGGGTCTCTTAAAATACAGACCTTCTCTTAAGTTTGATCATCTTGTATAGTTACAACactatttcattatttcatctttccatctctgcctcactaaaaataacaaaagcaaaatctTCTCCCACAAAGAGGGAAGGAGGTACAACTCGTCCCACCacagaataaaaagaagagaatcaGGAAACTCCtaacttatttttcccttttcaaaagAGAGCCTGCAATTATTCTACTTTACGAGGGAAATAAAAAGGGCATAGTCAGAAATCCCTGATTCCTAAGTGTCTTCTCTATTGTGCGAAAATGCTGCCTGGGAGACAGACGTGAACACACATGTGGTAACTAAGCACATACGAAGTGTCAGCTGAGAATGGAAATAACCACCTAAAGTTTCATAAGAGAACACAAGTGTTCCAGTGAAGGAAGGGGCAGTTTGACATCTTTACCAGCTTTATGGGCAGAGGTAGAGTTCTGACAATAGTTTGCCCATGCTGAGTGAGCACACACACCATGCCAAGTGCTGTTAAGTGTTTTCTTTGTCGCAGTTAATCTTCTCCACGGTCCTGTAAGCCTGATACCGTTATCATcgccatttgacagatgaggaagttaAATTTAGACAAGGTAAACTATACAATCTTGTAGTTTataaagaaggaatgaaatttaaattcaattATCCTGTTCCTAACCACAACCTTATGTTGTCTGCAGACCCAAATGGGACTAGAAATAGAGAGCCTATAGATGCAGTAATGGACAAGTAACATACCAAAATAAAACTCTGCTTTCAGAATTATAAAAACAATCCTCAAATGGGAGCCAGTTTTCCTGCTTACTTTTCACATACTTGAAACAAATTAGTTAATATAACATCAGCTTTTTAGGTCTGATCTgccatttctctgttttctgatcTCCAGATCTATTTATTCTCCATTAAACTGtaagaaaaaattttggagcacAGGCAAATAAAATCtattcatttagcaaacattAGGTCCCTATACTGTGCCAGACATTGTTGTAGGCACTGGGTAGATAAGGCCTCTATTGTCAAGGAGTTCACATTCAGATGGCCTTCTGCAAGAGCTTAGTGTTGAGGGGAAAACggtaagaacaacaacaacaacaaaataaacaaaacatggaaTAACAGTGTCAGGAGGAATAACTGCCTGCTATAAGCAGAGAGATGGCCAGAGGGGACTAGAAGTCAAGAGCAGCTGTTGAGATCAGAGAGATCTGGGAGATACAATGATGTTATGTAGGTAGGCTTTAAAGCCATGGATATAAGTCTCAGTCTTATTCTAAATGAGATGAAAACCAATTAAAAGGATATTCCtattaacatacagaaaccagttgcatttctttacactaacaatgaaatagcaggaaaagaaagtgaagaagcaatcccttttaaaatcacacccaaaacagtaaaatacttaggaataaatttgaccaaggaggtgaaagacttatacatggacaactactgattaaggaaattaaagatgacttaaagcaatggaaagatatctcatgctcttggattgaaagaatcaatattgttaaaatggtcatactgcccaaggcaatctacagatttcatgtGATCCCTATCTAATTACCCAGGTCAtttttaacagaactagaacaaataatcgtgaaatttatatggaatcacaaaagacccagaattgccaaagcaatattgaacaaaaagaatgaagctggaggaataaccctcccagacttcagacaatgcttCAGAGTTACAGTTATCAAAACAACATggcattggcataaaaacagacatatagatcaatggaacagaatagacagcccagaaataaacccacagacctagaGTCAATTAATCttggacaaaggaggcaagaatatatagtGGAGAAAAGAgtgtctcttcagcaagtggtgttgggaaaactggacagccacatgtaaatcaatgcagttattagaacactccctcataccatacacaaaaataaattcaacatggcttaaagacttaaatataagacaagacataataaacctcctggaagaaaaataggcaaaacattctttgacataaatcttagcaatgttctcctagggcagtccacccaggcaatagaaataagagcaaaaataagcaaagaggacctaattaaacgtataagcttttacacagcaaaggaaaccataagtaaaacagaaagacaacctacaaaatgggagaaaatatttgcaaatgatgagactgacagtggcttaatttccagaatatataaacatctcacacaactcaataacaagaaaacgaacaatccaatccaaaaatgggcagaagacctaaacaagcaattctccaatgaagacaaatggccaacaacaggcacatgaaaaaatgctcagtatcactaattatcagaaaaatgcaaatcaaaactgcaagtgaggtatcacctcacaccagtcggaatggtcatcattcaaaagtccacaaacaataaacagTGGAGatggtgtagagaaaagggaaccctcctacactgttggtaggaatgtaaactggtgcagccacta from Camelus bactrianus isolate YW-2024 breed Bactrian camel chromosome 3, ASM4877302v1, whole genome shotgun sequence includes the following:
- the SPINK13 gene encoding serine protease inhibitor Kazal-type 13 translates to MTTERLTFCRELIQASPKQYIRGGQMAAFPCMTTFFLVSSTLAHIAFAGIVKPRDRSRWPKPNCKMYYPVDPSYDSTCPDVTAYVCATNGQTYQNECFLCLAQWELGHRIKFDKHGKCY